A segment of the Triticum urartu cultivar G1812 chromosome 1, Tu2.1, whole genome shotgun sequence genome:
GTATCTTTATAAATCGTGCTTATCTGTCTCCAATGCACCCATTGGATGGCATTCTAATTTATGGGAATTAGCATCTAAATGGCATTCTAGGATATAACCTGTTCAATTTAAAATTTGAAGTGTCATGAATATAAATGTTACATTTTTTTGTTAGCATCCGAGGTGTATATTACGGAAAATGTGCTGACAATAAAAAATGGTATATGGCCAAGTGAAGAACCGCTAGAAATTTACAACAGAGGAGCCAACGATAGTGATGTATGGGATCTGAAACTTTTGCTTGTCCAATGCTCAGGGAAGTCTTGTCTTTGTCTTGTCTTCATCTTACTTCAGTTCATATCCAGTAGATCAGTACCATGTATATTTGAAATAATGAATGAGGTGAAAAATTGCGGATTCATTATGGTGGAAGAATCATGATAGTATGGCATGAACCATAAAAGTAGAAGTAGGAACAGAGTTATCTAGTTTTATGTTTAACACCTCAAATTTATATGGACTTATTATTTTAATCGAGGATGGTAAAAATTTATTACACATCTTGTTAGCAAATTAGCAGGCAATCATTCAGAATGAAGGACTATTGGTTTGAATTTGACTTATTATGTTAATGTTGCATATTTTCCTTATATATCAAGTTAGGCCCCCATGTTTGATAGGCACCTGTATGTTTGCCCTCTATTAGGTTCAAAGAGTTCGGCAGACGGTATTGTTTCTCTAGTTCATGGAACACAAAATTTAGGTATACAAAATTTTGCAGATATTGATATTTTTTCCTAAAAACTTGGTCAAACATGCACAAGCTTAACTTTTGAAAAAAccaatacaccttatattttggaatggagagAGTATTATCTCACCAATTCCGCCTTCTGTTACATTAGAAGCACAACATTGGTTCATGTTAGTTCTTATTTCCCCCTTTACTTACATCAGCGAGTATGTTAGAGATCATAAGCTAACTGTTACTTATTGTATGTTTTGTTGTAAGAGGATGTCTCTGTGTAAGTGTTCATCCATTCCCAGTGCCAAGTGCCAACTATATATGTAAACAAACATGAAAATTCTTAAAAGAGCTAGAGATTGTGGATACATTAGCTGGATGCTCATATGTTGCTAAGATAAAAACAAATCATATGGGTTAGCCTTTTCTTGTGTGCTCAACAGCAGCCCGATCCGTGCCCTTGCTGCCACACTCAACCAGACTTGCTGTCTTGACATATAAATTGTGTCCCAGTGGACTGTGTCGGACTTACTCCGAGAGCGATAAGCAGAATTGGTCTGGTTGTCTGCTGCTGTCTGCAGTCTTGTACGATGGTGGTGATTGGTGGAAAGTGAGGCTGTGGAAGGGACATGGGGATCCACGTAAAATAATTCGTGAGGGATGCTGACCTTAGAATAAAGACTAGTTGAAGTTAATCGATTGGTTGAAGATGTGGTTTTTGATCTGCTTCGAGGAGAGACATTAAGTACTCTCCAGACGAGTTCACCAAAATTTTGAATGTAATTTGACTAAAGCAAGAAGAACAAAGAGGAAAAAGAACCAAAATATAGCACCACTGTCGCCAGACTAGACTAGATGGCAGTGTTATGTGTAAGTTTCAAAATAATACTGTTCTTATGGTTAGTTTCATGGGCCATGCACTCATTTCTGTAACATGCTGATTAATTTCTTTTACGTGCAAGTGATGAGACTAGTTAAGCCACTTCAATGGCATGCACAGAATTTTGTCAGTTCATTAGTAATTGTTCGAGAAAACGTAAAGAGACATTTGCGTTTCTTTCCATTGAAAGGCAGAGTTTGAGTTACAACCCTCCTAAGAGGGACAACAGGTTATCAAAAGACAGTGAACTAATGTACATCCCAGGTTTGTGGTATGGTGTCACTAAGTCTTGAGGTGCCCTGCTTTGGCCCAGAGCGCTGCCGCTTCCCTCCTTGATCATCGCCACGAGGGTGCTGACAGATGGTTGGGCGCTCTCGAAGACACAAGCATTGTGGTGCTTCCAGATCATCCATGGAGGAGAGCAATCGAAGCAAGGCCTTTGCGCATGGGCAGTGGGATGCTCTGATTAGCCGCTTGCCACCAGTCCAGGAGGGAGGAGCCGTGGTCGGGGGGTGCACACGGCATACACAGCCAGGCCAGGACCTGCCAAACCTGCCTAGAGAAGCAACACAATAGCAGGTGGTTCATCGTCTCTGGGCACTGGCAGCAAACGATGCAAGAAGCATGGTGTTGGAGCCCATGGCATGCCAGGCGGTCGGCGGTGCAGCACCTGTTCATTAGTAATAACATTAATAGCCTCGTCAAGTCTTGGCACGTCATGTGCTTTTAGGTTACTTTGGCCATTAGAAGTCATTTTATTGTGACATAGTttttcttcaatatcttgtctgCACTTTTGTAAGGAGGTGTGTAAAATAACTGTTTCTTCAACTTTGTTCTAATCAAGATTACTATATTTGACAGGGCATATCGATCATTCTGCTAGAGTTATGAAAATAATAACATGGAATAGATCCTTCAGAAGCATGCAAAATGGTGATGATGGGAAGGATGAATTTGAAAATGATGAAGAGGAGACTCTGGCAACTGTCATAGACAAAATTTTAGCCTGGGAGAAAAAGCTGTATGACGAAGTGAAGGTGACATTCTTTTGATTATTACTAATTTGAACTTTTATGTTCTAAAGTAGTTTTGAATTAAGTTTATGATGATTTACTGAAACAACCATATCTGCCTTCTTCCTGAAATACAAAAGAATTGAAGAGATAAAAATTCTATAACCTTATACATCAAATAATAGTATCTATCAATCCGCATCAACCACATGCAGAATTCTGTCTGGTTACGTCCCCAAAAGTATACGGTAAATTTTCTTGAAGGAAGATATTCTTATTTTGACGCTCTTTATTATGGTAGAAAATGAAGATATTAGGTGGCAGTGTGCTGATTTTTTTTCGTGATCTTCACATGCCAAGTTACTGAGTACAAACATATGTACATGGATCACCGGCCATGTTATCATATACTGATAGGGCTTTAAAACTTTTTTGCACGTGTATTGAGTCATCAAGAAACTTGTTGATATGATGATCAAGTTACCCAGTTATTGTACTCGTAACCCATAGGGCGTTAAAGCAACTGTAGAATTTTCTCTCAGGATAAATGAATCTACATGCAAGTGCGCATGTATTTACTAAAAATTTGTACATCATTCCGAGCATGGTATTCAAGTTCACATTAGAATCGCTGGTTCTCAATGGCTTTATCACATTTGCTACATGATAGTTTTAATAATAAATTGTGCATAGTGCCATGCAGAAGGAGAAATCACCTTGTGTCACGGGTTCAGAACTGCTCACATAACACAAAATCGGGCTAAAAGATATTGCACTGGCACCATGCCCTGTGACACTGCATATGTGTTTCCACTCTTCACCAATGGGTGGCATATGCCTCACATATCATATATTTATTCTACCTGCTCCCACTGACATGGTGGTTGTGACAGCACTGACCATACTGCATCTCTTCCATTGTCCATCCCCTCCCCCCATGCTGTGTCATGCCATGTGTTTGACCATCCCAAATTCCCCAAATTTTGACCTTCCCCTGTTTCTTTCCCATGAGAGGTGGTGGTAGAGCTCGAAGCCATTTCCAAGACGTGGCCCCTCCAAATAAGACACCATATCTGTGTTTGTTGTCAATGAATAAGATGTGTGCGGACGAAGCAGATATCCAAAACCTGGACATGGCCATTTTGTGGATGGAGAACTGTGTTTTCTATAGTGCAACTGGTCATTTCACCAGATCATTCTGTTAATGCCTCTGTACGGTCGCTAGCTTCCAAGTTTGAGGCCCACCCCACCAGTAAGAGAGGTTTTTGATAATGAATCAATGAGAGGAGGGTAGAAGACAAGCCCTAACAGTGGAGCCAGATTCCCATTTCAAATATCTGTGGGACCCTCATGCAGGTTCTGTTAGGGACAACACAGTAAAATAGGGCCTGATGCAATGTGCAATATTTCAGGTTCAATCAGGTGTTCTAAGTCCTGGTGTAATGGAACAGACATGGTGTTCTGCCTAGTCCATAGTGTTACGtggatttttatttttttgctgcAATGGTTATTTTGTTAGGACATGCCTATATTTCTTGAAACATATTGTCGTGATAAGCCGAGTATTTTTTTTGTAGCAACTGTACTTGATTACAACATGGAGCAGGCGAAGTTGATGGATATGCCTAGTCTTTTCTGTCATTGATGCTCATTTTTGTTTGAACTAGCATAGAAGCACCTCACTACTGTGGTAGTTAGTGTACATGTTTTAAGACAATAAAGGTGTCAATACCCAGCAGTTGGTATGTGCTGTGAGAAATCTTTTCTGAATGAAAACAAGCCTGAACTGCGAAGTCAGCTAAAGATCAATAGCATACTGCAGCAATTCATGTTGTCCGTTTCGTTCCCAATTTTACCTGGTACCCTCTAATACAGCTTATATGTCTGAATTGCACAGGCTGGTGAGATTATGAAGCTTGAGTATCAGCGGAAGGTTGCTTTGTTAAATAGACAAAAGAGAAATAATGCTGCTGTTGAGGTTCTGGAGAAAACTAAAGCTGCTGTAACCCATTTGCATACAAGATACATAGTTGATATGCAATCAATGGATTCAACTGTCTCAGAGATTCAGCATCTCCGTGATAATCAACTTTATCCAAAACTGCTGGATCTTGCTGATAGGTAATTTAGATGCATAATGGTTTTTTTTTTTGTCGTGCATCAGATTGCTACTGCCTTTCTCATTAACTCGCTCTTAGATTTAATTCATTTCTGGTCAGTGTGCATGATGGGACGAGGACATACATGTAGAAAACGCCGGAGTAGCATTAACGTAGTTACGGATATGTTTTGAAATATTATCATTAAAGCATGTAATAGTTATTTTTCGTTACTTGTATGGCAAAAATGAAATTATATTCATAAAATTCGATTTGTTATTATTAGGCTGCCGTTTGTGTGCATCTCGCTTTTCCTTTTGTATGATATTATACTTTTGTCATGGGCATGTGGCTTTGGATTTATAGGCAATGCAAAGTAGCAAATTTAACTAAAACATGTTCACATTATTGTTATTAAAATATGTAATCGTTTCCTTGGTTTTCCGTATGGTGAAAGATACCTACATTTGTCAGACCAATTTGGTAGACAGTTTGCGTGCATTATGTTCCTAAATGATTCAATTACTCTGCCTGCATCTGAAGCACATGATGAACCAATGGCTACAAGCCTACATTAGTAACTCATCAGGCCCGTACTGGCTGTTGCCTCTCCCCATTAACCTCTTGTTTTACCTTCCATCTGCCAGTGACACACCCATGCATCCCAGTTCACCTAGTGACCTTTTCCTGGATCAGTTTCTTTAGAGACATGACACATGCAAGTGTTGTGTAATACTAATGTGCTGTAAACTGGTTGGACTCCTTTATCATGGTAGGACTTGTTCGACCCACATAAATCTGAATGGTTTATATTGCCTTTGTCTATAAGATGAACAGATTAGATTTACTTTTCTCTAGTATTCATGGTGGCTCGAAAGGAGCCACTAGTTAGTATATATTGATAGCCTTTTCCAGTTCAGTAGCTAGAGTCAGTTAAGTATAATTGAGCTTTGGCCAGTGCATCAACAATATTTTCCAATTTAGCATGGTTATAATATTGTTCATCACAAGTCAAATAACATGACTGCTAAACTTTACAAGCTTCATTTGGTGCTCTCTTTTCAGGCTGGCAAAAATGTGGGAAGATATGCACATGCATCATGCGAACCAGCTGAAAACTGTGTTGGATCTCAAGTCAGTTGACATTTCTGATTCCAGCATCGAAACAAGTGCGCATCACCACAGCCACACGCGTCAGCTGCATGATATTGTAGACAAGTGGAACACAAACTTTAGTGATCTCATGAGCTATCAGAAGGAGTACATAAATGCTCTCTACAGCTGGTTGAAATTGAACCTTATACCTATAGAGAGCAGCTTAAAGGAGAAAGTAGCATCGCCACCAAGGGTGCAGCAACCTCCTGTGAAGGCTCTCCTCCAAGCATGGAATGAGCAACTAGCCAAGCTGCCCGATGACCTTGCCAGGCATGCCATCGTTAGCTTCCGGGCGGTCCTGGAAACCATACTAGGTGTTCAAGACGAGGAGTTGAAGAAAAAGGAGGCCTGTGAACAAATCCACAAGGAATACGTGCGCAAGGCTCGGGCGTTTGAGGAGTGGTATCACAAACATGGACAGCGCAGGACATTTGATGACCCGGAGAGCGGTGAGGGGACAAGCCAGAAGGATGCAATCTCGGAGAAGAGATTCGCCGTGGAAAGCTTGAAAAGCAAGCTGGATAGCGAGGTCGAGGCCCATAACAAGCTGTCGAAGCAAGTTCGGGAGAAATCCCTTTCGATCCTGAGGGCGCACCTGCCGGAGCTGTTCCGTGCCCTGACCGACTTCTCCCATGCTACTGCCGAAATGCACTCGAAGCTGAGACTGAATGCACTCATGCAGGATCAAGGTAGTGGTAACAACTAGATGAAGAACATGTACAGGAGTTGTTAGGGTGCTAGCTAAAACCCCCGCCAGAATGTTGTAATGCTTGTATTGTCTGCCTAGCCTTTTTTGCGGTATGTGTAGTAGTATGTCTTGAGATGTGGACAGTTAGGCATTGTAGCCGTTTTGTTATTCATTTGGATCCTCGTGGAGTAGATCAGAAGGGCATCGCCTGGGAGTTGTTTCATTTGCTGAACAAAACCAAGAGTGGCAGAGGGCCGGCGGGAAGACACGTCCGGCAGCGCGTCGACTGAACAAAACCAAGAGTGGCAGAGGGCCGGCGGGAAGACACGTCCGGCAGCTCGTCGACGCGGCGCATGCACCACTATCCGTATGTAGTGTACTACAAGGTCGGAGCGAAACCCGGGGCTCCCAAATCCTTCCGTTGCTGCGGCGGCAGACGGAGGAGAAACGGTGGCCCCCCTGATCGCCTCGCCTCTTGTTTAGTCTTGTGGAGAAAGGGGAAAGCAGAGTCTCGCGTACGAAGCACAATGGATCCTCAACATGCGAGGAGTTGACATTGCTCCATTCTTTTAGCCTTTGTCCTTTTAAGACCTCTTCTAATGCAAAGGTGCTTAGATAAGGTGCTAAGTGCATTAAATACCTTAACAACTCAAAACCCCAATGCATAGGTgtttagggcatctccagccgttgacCCCCCAGGGGGCGCCTAAAATCGCTGTCTGGGGATGAGCCGGCGCAAAAATTGGGCCTGGGGGCGAGTTGGTCCCCAGCCGCCGGCCACAAGGCCGCCCCCAGGCACGTTTTAAAATAAAAGAAGTTCGGCGAAGTTCGGCTTAAGCATGATGAAATTTGGCCaaacacgataaatttcggccaaacacgataaatttcggcACATTTCGGCGAAGTTCGCGGATTTTCATTGCATAACTCATATACATAAACTAATCTAAAGGAAAAACTGGCTGAAGTCGCtgccatcgtcgtcgtcggccttctcctccttgacgcgggcgcccttgctggacccctgcccggcgtcgccatggcggattggtggcggcgcatcgtcgtcgtcgtcgctgtcgcagaTGACGACGACTCCGCCTTCGTCGCGGCCGCGTCGATGCTCCGCGAAGCGAAGCAGGGCGGCGCGCTGGCGCTCCTTCGCCTTCTTCAGGCGCTCCTTCTTCATAGCTATGGAGTCCCTGCGCGCCCATTCCAGGGCCACGTCGTCGTCGTCGAGCTCCGTCGTCACCGGCGCGGCCGGCTCCttcttcaccggcgcgagccccggctccgtcttcaccggcgcgagccccggctccgtcttcaccggcgcgagccccgACTCCATCTTTGacttgacgaagcgcggaggaggagccgacgagCAGGCGcaccggccgccctcgttgatgacgatgccggcgctgcgagtgcgccggccgagcggcgtctccgtcgcgggctcggccttgacgccgagcagggccggagtgccggaggagtgcgatgaagatcgggaggaggaagaagaggaggaggacccgaacctccttggcgcccatggACCGGTgcgtcggtgctgcgccggggcggccgccctcgccgggtacgccaacggcgggtcgttgccgccctcgaggtacgtcagcacgccctcgagtgtgcggccggggacgcctCACCACAGGTGGTGCCCCTCGCTGTTCTGCCGGCCGCCAACCACCGGCGCGCCGTTGATGGACGGCAAGCactgctgctggcggcgctcaaaatacgccgcccaagccgcgtgGTTGTCAGCGGCGTATtgggggagggagagttgggcgtcggtgagggaggcgcgcacgacCTCGACTTCCTTGGCGAAGTACTGCGGCTTcgccacggcgtcgggcaacgggggaatgggcactcccccggcgctgagcctccaccccgtcggcccggcgcgcatgtctggcggcgccgggatgttcgcctggaacatgagccaggactcctgttcgcggagcgaacGGTGGCCGAAGCCGTTGGCGACGGCCTCGTCTCCGGGGTAGCGTTCCGCCATGGCGacgggctcgggagaggtagagagatagagagaggggctggacggcggcgctcgggagaggtagggagagggaggagctgggcggcggcgaggggcggggctggtgtgggcacaggcgagtgcaggccaccggctatatagccgcgccgcacccctgtgtacgcgtgcgagggaggggaggcgtcggcgcgccgtcccgtgacgcgccgcccgtgaggaatcaatggcaaggctgaccggcggcagccttagcattgattccccgcgggaaccgaggccgttgggggaagacgaggcgccgtgtcgctgacgcggcgggcccgtggctgtttcgcgccaaaacagttcgccccggcgcccccgggtgcccccagcgcgccgggttcggcctgggtccgctggcgctgttttcggcccaggccggcgaaaatcgggctcctgggggcgcgactggaccgtttttttggcgccggcgcgaaaaaatcgcctggggaggccttcctgggggcgcggctggagatgcccttagctTGTTGTTGCTAAGCACACATTATTTAATGAGTTAGCACCTCAAGTCTTTCATGTATTGGTCAAATTGTTTCATTTAAGTAGTTTGCCTAGGTTTTTGCGCTTAGCATTggttcttcctggggtcaccaaagTACTCTCTCTCCTTCTTAAATATAGTGCCATGTCATTTTTTCGCTTATGTGGCATGCTTAGCACCTGTCCACggtggagcattgggaggggCCTGAGGGGTTAGGGCTAGTTTGGTGGGAGGACTCACAAAAATTTGCCTGGCCTGGACCTTCCCCGGCATCTGTCTCAAGGCTGTTTGCTTGGTGTTCCGAATAAGTCTGCctgacactactagggaaaagcctatacacaaaACTTTAACAGTAGCGCATGTTAAAAAAGGGCGCTACTGTTAGACAGCAGTAGCGCGCGCTAAATAACCGCGTTGCAGATACATATATAGCAGTAGCGTCCCGTTGTAAAAGCGTTGTTACAAAAATTCCCACCGCTAAGCCGATCGGCTAcatatagtagtagcgctcttttaAAAACAGCGCTGTCGCTAATTTTGTTGTAGCATCGCGTTTATGTGTAAGGGGCTACTgctaacaaaaataaaataaaatgaaaaacaagTAGATAAGtaaatgaaaataaaaaaatagaaaaaggagaaaagaaaaaataaaatgtaaagaaaaataaatgaaaaagggaaaaaggagaaaggaatagcagtagcacGTTTCAGTAAACACGCtgtagctaacttagctatagcgcgtttttaggaacgcgctaccgttacgtttcacttaaacagcggtttccctcctcccggccaccacttctcccccaaatccctcgccctcgccgccgtctccccagttcgccgtcgccccacttcgccgccgtcttCTGCCGGTGTGGACGTCAGCAACCTCACCGTCTCCCCCCAGAGGCCGCCGTCATCCTCACCACCTGTAACGCctggataattaggctacagtaaaactctcctaatgatgccatgtcatcggtgattactgttgctaaacCTTCGTTAGTTCAAACCGATCCAAAAACCAATTCAGAAAaatggcaaacaacaaaagtttttaaaagttgaaacaaaaatgttcgatGGGTGCCAAATATTGCACTGGTAATTATGGTGTAGAGGACACAATTTTACAAAATACCTAAGTGCCCTAAactaaataaaacagaaaaggaaaataaataaaaagaaggAGTGAAAATAAAACAAAAGGAGAACCCCCCCATCCCACTGGGCCAATCGGCCCAGCTGCTAGCCAGGCCGGTCCCAAACCGGCCAACCCACCCGCACGACCACAACCCCTGCCCCCTGGCCCGCAACCAGCCTGGTCGGCCCAGCCGGCCCAGTTCCCCGCACCGCACCCCCCTTCCTGTTCCTCGGCCGCGCGCCGCTACAGGGCGCGGTCGCCACCGGACCCGCTCGCCGGCGTCGAGGTGGATAAGGACGCCGACACCGCGCCCCCTCGGGCTCCCCTCTCACTCGCCCCACTCTCGCCTCGGTTCCTGCGCCTTCCCTCCTCAGATCCacctcgctctcctcctcattCCCACCACATCCGACGCTGCCATGGCCTCGCCGCCGTAGAACTCGCGGCCACCGCGACCTCCGCACCCTCCGACGTGTCTGCTCGCTCCACCTCCCTCGACTACGCCTCCCCGACGAGCCGCAGGACGCCGGGCGCCCACGAACGCTGCCCCGgcctcgtcttcttcctcggaTCCCCGACGCATCTCCGACGAGCGCCGTCGACTCTCCTGCTACTAAACTCCCAAGGGCCATCTTGCGTGCCGCACGGTGAGCTCCCCATCTCCCGCCCATCTCTGTTAGCCCCCTCGCGCACCGTAGCTGCCCCGTCACCGTTGCCGTGAGCACGTCGCCACGGATCGCCTCGCCGCCGTGGCCATGATCTCCGTCGGGCTCGCGTGAGCATGGCATCGTGTTCCTGGTGCTCCCAGGAACccaacgcacacacgcacacgccTTCCCGTGCCCCTAGCGTTGGATCCACTGACGCCCGAACTCCGGCGTCCGCTCCACCGCTCGCCACCGCTGTCTCCGGCTGCTTTCGGCCAAGTCCCCTCCACCGTTCAACGCGCCTCGACGCACTCGTCAGTTCGGTCCCAAACATGCCCTGTTCAAACGCCCCGTAGCGCGATCCCCGTCCGCGCCCGAACTGCAGCCCGCCGCGCTCGTCGCCGACGACCATTCCGGCCACCCCCGCCGTCATGCTCCCCTCCATCGGACGCGGCGCGAAGAGGCCGTTCCAGAGAGCCTGGCCGCGCCCGATTTGGTGCCCCGTATGCGAGTCCCGACGCTCGCCGGCGTTCGGCCGCTGTGCGCGAGCTCGCGGGAGCTACTCCGGTGGCTCCGCTGAGCTGGCACACAAGGGCCCACCCCTTGGGTCGCTG
Coding sequences within it:
- the LOC125516855 gene encoding protein ALTERED PHOSPHATE STARVATION RESPONSE 1-like, yielding MGCAQSRIENEEAVARCKERRQYMKAAVAARNAFAAAHSAYAFSLRDTGAALSEFAHGEGVPPPPPPAAAEPSKAASLSAGGTGPAAPGAAAATSADAAVEEAMPPPPPLDSLPPPPPPLPEFSPSPAKIHRSMSMPMAPKAVARGRGPAMLHSDSIREEDDEADMEEEEDEEDDARLDDRRRRLRHRQQVPPVSPPPPETPVTPQPPPPPPPPPPPPPIDPKTGVDTWDYFFSMEEGMASIATEDEEIVPEPEDEKYVPASPPRPPSSPPPQAVVPPREEYEEEPRTPEMVTPPPSLPPKAPGQSKKKKGKGKGKGKNKSAHHQHTESAPPVTVVGGWGKAGKVVPAEVPRVDLLQVLAEIDDRFLKASESAGEVSKALEANRMHYHSNFADTRGHIDHSARVMKIITWNRSFRSMQNGDDGKDEFENDEEETLATVIDKILAWEKKLYDEVKAGEIMKLEYQRKVALLNRQKRNNAAVEVLEKTKAAVTHLHTRYIVDMQSMDSTVSEIQHLRDNQLYPKLLDLADRLAKMWEDMHMHHANQLKTVLDLKSVDISDSSIETSAHHHSHTRQLHDIVDKWNTNFSDLMSYQKEYINALYSWLKLNLIPIESSLKEKVASPPRVQQPPVKALLQAWNEQLAKLPDDLARHAIVSFRAVLETILGVQDEELKKKEACEQIHKEYVRKARAFEEWYHKHGQRRTFDDPESGEGTSQKDAISEKRFAVESLKSKLDSEVEAHNKLSKQVREKSLSILRAHLPELFRALTDFSHATAEMHSKLRLNALMQDQGSGNN